A section of the Citrus sinensis cultivar Valencia sweet orange chromosome 8, DVS_A1.0, whole genome shotgun sequence genome encodes:
- the LOC107174496 gene encoding uncharacterized protein LOC107174496 has translation MPRVNLFTCSSSFDTDNSHSNTINLPSTEIVGDSDWLMGKKLFSSKEKLQQVLFMEALRKNFEFKTFKSGKNILVVKCVDDTCKWRLRALKFGSLNMFKITKYYSVHSCALDVRNRDHRHASFKLIGHKICHKFDGASSSYRPGDIKEDFQKQFGYEISYHKAWKAREYAVEKVRGTPEDSFKLLPLYMEMLKKKNSGTCTFLEVNNANNFKYFFMAIGGCIHGFISSIRPVIAIDGTFLKGKFKGTLFIATALDGNNQLYPVAFGVGDSENDASWGWFLMKLKVAIGEVPNFFFISDRHPSIQKNVNIAFPNVAYGICTHHLKQNLRAKFKEIEVGAIVELAAKAYRPQHFNYFMNEIQKVDERVVKYLQDAGYEKWARCHFDGLRYSIMTTNIAESMNSVLKNP, from the coding sequence ATGCCTAGAGTTAATTTGTTTACATGCAGCAGTTCATTCGACACTGATAACTCACATTCTAATACTATTAACTTGCCATCTACGGAAATTGTTGGTGATAGTGATTGgttaatgggaaaaaaattgtttagttCGAAAGAAAAGTTGCAACAAGTGCTTTTTATGGAAGCTCTAAggaaaaattttgagtttaaaacCTTCAAGTCGGGGAAGAATATTCTTGTTGTTAAGTGTGTTGACGATACTTGTAAGTGGCGACTTCGTGCTCTGAAGTTTGGGAGTTTGAATATGTTTAAAATCACAAAGTACTATAGTGTCCATAGTTGTGCACTTGATGTCCGTAACAGAGATCATCGTCATGCTTCATTTAAACTTATCGGACATAAGATTTGTCATAAGTTTGATGGTGCTTCATCCTCATATAGGCCTGGTGATATCAAAGAAGATTTTCAGAAACAGTTTGGGTATGAAATAAGTTATCACAAGGCATGGAAAGCAAGAGAATATGCAGTGGAGAAAGTTAGAGGCACGCCTGAGGATTCATTCAAGTTACTCCCTTTATACATGGAAatgttaaagaagaaaaattcgGGCACCTGCACGTTTCTTGAAGTTAACAATGCaaataactttaaatatttttttatggcaATTGGGGGTTGTATACATGGATTTATTTCATCAATAAGGCCAGTCATTGCAATTGATGGCACGTTCTTGAAgggaaaatttaaaggaacTTTGTTCATTGCGACAGCACTTGATGGTAACAATCAACTTTATCCTGTTGCATTTGGTGTTGGTGACAGTGAGAATGATGCATCATGGGGATGGTTTCTAATGAAGTTAAAAGTAGCAATAGGCGAagttcctaatttttttttcatttctgatAGGCACCCAAGTATCCAAAAGAATGTTAACATCGCATTCCCAAATGTTGCATATGGTATTTGTACGCACCATTTAAAGCAAAACTTACGAGCTAAGTTTAAAGAAATCGAGGTAGGTGCAATTGTTGAACTAGCTGCAAAAGCTTATCGACCACaacattttaattactttatgaATGAGATACAAAAGGTCGATGAAAGAGTTGTTAAATATCTTCAAGATGCAGGGTATGAGAAGTGGGCTCGTTGTCATTTTGATGGGTTGCGTTATAGTATTATGACAACAAACATAGCAGAATCCATGAATTCTGTTCTTAAAAACCCCTGA
- the LOC127899363 gene encoding uncharacterized protein LOC127899363, whose product MYEFIVKYGDLNGHVNILDKTCSCREFQLDQLPCEHALAVCRYRETLSVYDMCSRYYSSEAWVAAYAETIYPVGTEKEWEVSEEVQSNEVLPPVEKRKKGRPQKIRIPSQGEEKLRRKCGRCGSRGHNRLTCSAPIPLSNNEPVVRPNET is encoded by the coding sequence ATGTATGAgtttattgttaaatatgGTGACCTTAATGGTCATGTCAACATTCTTGACAAGACATGCAGTTGTCGGGAATTTCAACTCGATCAACTACCTTGTGAACATGCATTAGCTGTTTGTAGGTATCGAGAAACATTGTCTGTATATGACATGTGTTCTCGTTACTATTCCAGTGAAGCATGGGTTGCAGCATACGCAGAAACAATATATCCTGTTGGCACAGAAAAAGAATGGGAGGTTTCAGAAGAAGTGCAAAGTAATGAGGTTTTGCCCCCTGTGGAAAAACGGAAAAAGGGTCGGCCACAAAAAATTAGGATACCATCACAAGGCGAAGAGAAGTTGCGCCGTAAGTGTGGTAGGTGTGGTTCTCGAGGACATAATCGACTAACTTGCAGTGCACCAATCCCACTGTCTAACAATGAGCCCGTAGTTAGACCAAATGAAACATAA